A portion of the Kwoniella newhampshirensis strain CBS 13917 chromosome 1, whole genome shotgun sequence genome contains these proteins:
- a CDS encoding dTDP-4-dehydrorhamnose reductase, translated as MTQKTVVVTGASGLLGRAVAAHFIENGDSVISLANSRAGKDPHYTKLDLMDNDAVDGLFSTHKVDGAAERRPDVAEADPEKAAKINAAVPAKLAALANQQGFLLIYISTDYVFNGKDAPYEVDATPDPLQMYGRQKLDGERAVLAEREKGAKITVLRVPILYGKTEYNSESAVNVLRDVVEDQSGKSYKMDAYQVRFPTNVEDVARVLFDLSHLPKPLPPILHYSSPAPALTKYDMTVIIAAVLSLPINHIIKETSAPVGATPRPENTQLSAKALRQLGVDVGEKQTFADWWKSYVKA; from the exons ATGACGCAAAAGACAGTCGTCGTGACAG GCGCGAGCGGTCTTCTCGGTCGAGCTGTCGCTGCACACTTCATTGAGAACGGTGACAGTG TGATCAGCCTCGCGAATAGCAGAGCCGGTAAAGATCCTCATTATACCAAGCTCGACCTGATGGACAACGACGCTGTCGACGGCTTGTtctccactcacaaggTTGACG GCGCCGCTGAACGTCGTCCCGACGTCGCTGAAGCC GATCCCGAAAAGGCAGCCAAG ATTAACGCAGCTGTCCCTGCCAAACTTGCTGCCTTGGCCAACCAACAAGGCTTCCTCCTGATCTACATCTCCACAGACTACGTCTTCAACGGCAAAGA CGCGCCGTACGAAGTCGACGCTACTCCCGATCCGTTGCAGATGTATGGGCGTCAGAAGCTTGACGGTGAGAGAGCTGTTTTggcagagagggagaagggcgCGAAAATTACCGTGTTGCGAGTGCCAATCTT ATACGGAAAGACCGAATACAACTCCGAGTCAGCGGTCAATGTCTTACGAGATG TTGTCGAGGACCAATCTGGCAAATCTTACAAGATGGACGCATATCAAGTCAGGTTTCCGACCAATGTCGAGGACGTGGCACGAGTTTTATTCGACTTATCTC ACCTTCCCaaacctcttcctccgatTCTGCATTACTCTTCCCCCGCTCCCGCTCTCACAAAATACGACATGACTGTCATTATCGCCGCTGTCCTTTCGCTTCCCATTAATCACATCATCAAGGAAACGTCAGCGCCGGTGGGAGCGACACCTCGCCCTGAGAACACACAACTGAGCGCGAAAGCATTGCGACAGCTAGGAGTGGATGTTGGTGAGAAGCAGACGTTCGCCGATTGGTGGAAAAGCTACGTCAAGGCGTGA